The following proteins are co-located in the Phaeodactylum tricornutum CCAP 1055/1 chromosome 2, whole genome shotgun sequence genome:
- a CDS encoding predicted protein, with product MALMVQQQGQNRRRIISSTHHLTIVSNTSDTPPTLLRQTACFMIPTISAGLRWSSCAVVVVGVVALLSFSPSTLALVVPQAPGRPRSGTTSTGFGKSSSQSIVPRPSHCRTRRTATWMVLTPPSQRQPTPSVSQSSRPSRSTTLSTTSPPQGTPVQSASENTDSTSGSTGTGQARPKSATRSSCSSSSSTRLHARNNNLLKRKNYQRNFIPESEREVKTLRRSRQAKYEQLKSGSDVAPNIWSFESLFPDPVWDETSVQRDLYQIKERDEKQKQRLAFQKNATDGINSNNIRQKKDPVVDSTKLREKRDSLVNPKMRSPSYGGSSVMRLWREPKLSSLESPSMESNRALPTRKNTIPNSISKTSSESIANVRPNEKLHNMSNVLTMTTSSNSNNKTKPAKVDADLTRLVRDRIFGYRRTKTGQLQYDTSLMGDGAVQFRDGVRLSNPLRVNADRLNYLAKKELQHGRVEEAQELYTIALQIDPRDGRAYLGMSRCASRRRDFKLAKVWLQTGISNAVSVNENTMQADRGANPFLLQALGCLEENSGRLSEAEALYIAAAKSRPTHAAAWVSLGQLRIRKLGQSANAGRVCFQSAEREWQRASLPPSAHVYTAWAALECEANDIRRARQLYKAALDVDPRSSVAWLQLGVMEADEENWNEAETCFETALKFDRRNSRLLQAYALMETKRPNGNSRKAIGLLERALKANPRDAGVLQAYALYVAELGDVDAARDLLRRGAEANKRHAPVWQAWAVLETRHGNVQEARSIFQEGIWACAQLTGGQSGGYRCARLWQAWGVLEAREGDAAAARRCFSRALDADSRNVAAVTAWALMEEEFGNVRDARAIYERSLRLFAAGSGEKTSIWRNYELMEQRLGHVAAAQNVYQRSMREAITVSDEIADNIVGLSAKSTTPLPDLTNVLSRSSDEVEVLRWEGQSKSSLGGEVWLNDRAIEGKVPFDMKTNQRRNKKTDKKYNQTP from the coding sequence ATGGCGTTAATGGTACAACAACAGGGTCAAAATCGGAGACGGATCATCTCGTCCACACATCATCTAACTATAGTATCGAACACTTCAGATACGCCTCCCACTCTCCTTCGACAGACGGCTTGCTTCATGATTCCAACAATTTCGGCAGGGTTACGATGGTCGTCGTgtgccgttgtcgtcgtcggagtTGTCGCCCTTCTGAGCTTTTCCCCCTCGACGCTAGCGCTGGTAGTTCCACAGGCTCCGGGAAGACCACGGTCTGGGACGACAAGTACAGGGTTCGGCAAAAGTAGTAGCCAATCGATTGTGCCGCGACCAAGCCACTGCCGTACTCGCCGTACCGCGACGTGGATGGTTTTGACTCCTCCATCCCAACGGCAACCAACGCCATCCGTATCCCAATCATCACGACCGTCGCGATCCACCACGTTATCGACGACGTCCCCGCCGCAAGGTACACCCGTTCAATCCGCATCGGAGAATACTGATTCCACCAGTGGGTCTACGGGGACTGGACAAGCTCGCCCAAAGAGCGCCACACGCAGTAGCtgcagcagtagcagtagtacGCGATTACACGCCCGTAACAATAATCTGCTCAAGCGTAAAAATTACCAGCGCAATTTCATTCCGGAATCAGAACGTGAAGTGAAAACACTGCGTCGATCGCGCCAGGCCAAGTATGAGCAGCTGAAGTCGGGCTCTGATGTGGCACCCAATATCTGGAGTTTCGAAAGTCTTTTTCCGGATCCGGTCTGGGACGAGACCTCCGTGCAACGAGACTTGTACCAAATTAAAGAGAGGGacgagaaacaaaagcaacgGCTCGCCTTTCAAAAAAATGCCACCGATggcatcaacagcaacaacatccGACAGAAAAAGGATCCTGTGGTAGATTCTACAAAGCTGCGCGAGAAGCGCGATAGCCTCGTCAATCCAAAAATGCGATCACCCTCATACGGTGGAAGCTCCGTCATGCGATTGTGGCGCGAGCCCAAGCTCAGCTCTCTCGAATCACCTTCAATGGAAAGCAACCGTGCTCTTCCTACCCGCAAGAACACGATTCCGAACAGCATAAGCAAAACTAGTTCGGAGAGTATTGCAAACGTTCGTCCGAACGAGAAACTGCACAACATGTCCAACGTCCTCACCATGACAACAAGCTcgaacagcaacaacaaaaccaaGCCAGCGAAAGTCGACGCCGATTTAACGCGTCTAGTTCGGGATCGTATTTTCGGCTATCGCCGAACCAAAACCGGTCAACTCCAGTACGACACATCGCTTATGGGAGACGGAGCCGTACAGTTTCGCGACGGGGTCCGCCTCAGCAATCCTTTGCGAGTCAACGCGGATCGACTCAATTACCTCGCCAAAAAGGAATTACAACACGGTCGGGTGGAAGAAGCCCAAGAACTGTATACGATTGCCCTGCAAATCGATCCCCGCGATGGGCGCGCTTACCTCGGGATGAGTCGCTGTGCAAGCCGGCGGCGGGACTTTAAACTCGCCAAAGTCTGGTTGCAAACGGGCATTTCCAATGCCGTGTCCGTTAACGAAAACACCATGCAAGCTGATCGTGGCGCCAACCCGTTCTTACTGCAGGCGCTCGGCTGCTTGGAAGAAAATTCGGGACGACTTTCCGAGGCGGAGGCCTTGTATATTGCGGCGGCCAAATCAAGACCTACTCATGCAGCTGCATGGGTCAGTCTGGGGCAGTTAAGAATCCGCAAATTGGGACAATCCGCTAACGCTGGGCGAGTTTGTTTTCAATCCGCGGAACGAGAATGGCAACGAGCATCGCTACCCCCGTCAGCACACGTTTACACGGCCTGGGCGGCCTTGGAATGCGAAGCAAACGACATACGGCGGGCCCGCCAACTATACAAGGCTGCCTTAGATGTTGACCCAAGAAGTTCCGTGGCCTGGTTGCAGCTCGGTGTCATGGAAGCAGATGAGGAGAACTGGAACGAAGCTGAAACTTGCTTTGAAACAGCGTTAAAATTTGATCGTCGGAATTCGCGACTGCTGCAAGCATACGCACTCATGGAAACGAAACGGCCTAACGGAAACAGTCGGAAGGCGATTGGATTGCTAGAGCGTGCCCTCAAGGCGAATCCCAGAGACGCCGGTGTACTGCAAGCTTACGCTTTGTACGTTGCCGAACTGGGCGACGTGGACGCCGCTCGCGATTTGCTACGACGAGGGGCCGAAGCCAACAAGCGCCACGCCCCGGTCTGGCAGGCCTGGGCGGTACTAGAAACGCGCCATGGAAACGTTCAGGAAGCCCGCTCAATTTTTCAAGAGGGCATTTGGGCTTGCGCGCAATTGACGGGTGGCCAGTCGGGTGGCTACCGGTGCGCCCGACTGTGGCAGGCCTGGGGCGTGTTAGAGGCCAGAGAAGGCGACGCTGCCGCGGCTAGAAGATGTTTTTCGCGGGCCCTGGATGCCGATAGTCGTAACGTAGCGGCAGTCACAGCCTGGGCCTTGATGGAGGAAGAGTTTGGCAACGTTCGGGACGCCCGAGCTATTTATGAACGATCGCTGCGGCTGTTCGCTGCTGGCAGTGGTGAGAAAACATCAATATGGAGAAACTACGAACTCATGGAACAGCGGCTTGGTCACGTGGCGGCCGCCCAAAACGTCTATCAGCGGTCCATGCGGGAAGCAATTACCGTCTCGGATGAAATCGCCGACAATATTGTGGGCCTGTCGGCTAAGAGTACAACTCCCCTCCCGGACTTGACAAACGTACTGAGTAGATCGTCGGACGAAGTGGAAGTTTTACGATGGGAAGGCCAATCAAAATCGAGCTTGGGTGGCGAAGTTTGGCTCAACGACCGGGCTATTGAAGGCAAGGTACCATTTGACATGAAGACGAACCAACGACGGAACAAGAAAACCGATAAAAAATACAATCAAACCCCGTAG
- a CDS encoding predicted protein: MKQRRSRKKSTSSDSDPKSTHSSSPSANSTSFIGHELLEWQGENHAVNRALAIDTRTFDTKEALLISSKIRKDQEAFLGVLVARGITPSFFATTTASEATGSQIVVKSTPGSDLEAMVKEKTVRLSQVSFAVKASKFGSNSFHVPKGMNNKWSWKLLLGMSKNALQIVPSLQEDASHAISDKPGTGLPIDVTLLTSDISFFADLNENAHGQAALTFWDSAIPYFQNSEISSIQIVIAKTGMLALQIPPTESENDDDTINRVRQPSTMARQHEIGIMRCIHSIQLAFAGRYEEYSKSSNSETTGPPIDIGLSSIDSSPVGYHFLARQWARQSVLAHAARKRLQFNLPETLEGTQCAISFDMSYEVLPFPVNGPRATSILNDLDVLSNSSVEVVQTVPLSSIDASLLFGLPITVKNGLENGFDQYQTMEVLVYSLLRNLQERELALLLQTAPQHGHTKSASQSLFGSAGSQMFLLMAKELPKSLSQQPQCGILFRYAEAIHLIGEASSTTQISLIDPDTESQLVDYVDQALDCLECSTPNPQYMEHVVPSSDKQSRLREMATSLATNMHA, from the exons ATGAAGCAAAGACGAAGTCGCAAGAAAAGTACCAGCAGCGATTCCGATCCGAAATCCACTCACAGCTCTTCTCCGTCTGCAAATTCTACTTCATTCATTGGTCACGAGCTACTGGAATGGCAGGGCGAG AATCACGCGGTCAACCGAGCTTTGGCGATTGATACTCGCACTTTTGACACGAAGGAGGCGCTCCTCATAAGTTCTAAAATTCGTAAGGATCAGGAAGCCTTCTTAGGCGTTCTTGTGGCTCGTGGTATTACGCCATCTTTCTTCGCTACGACCACAGCGTCCGAAGCCACAGGCAGCCAAATCGTCGTGAAGTCCACGCCGGGATCCGACCTCGAAGCCATGGTAAAGGAAAAGACTGTGCGGCTTTCCCAAGTTTCCTTTGCGGTAAAAGCATCTAAATTCGGAAGCAACTCCTTTCATGTCCCAAAGGGGATGAACAACAAATGGTCTTGGAAGCTCTTGTTGGGAATGAGTAAGAACGCGTTGCAAATCGTTCCATCGTTGCAAGAAGATGCATCTCACGCT ATAAGCGACAAACCTGGTACCGGCCTTCCCATAGATGTCACTCTTCTTACAAGCGATATTTCTTTTTTTGCGGATCTAAACGAAAATGCACACGGCCAGGCAGCCTTGACTTTTTGGGATTCTGCGATTCCGTATTTCCAAAACTCAGAAATCTCATCGATACAAATCGTAATCGCGAAAACGGGAATGCTGGCGCTTCAAATTCCTCCCACAGAAAGCGAAAATGACGACGATACGATCAACAGGGTGCGGCAACCAAGCACGATGGCTCGTCAGCACGAAATTGGCATCATGAGATGCATTCATTCTATACAGCTTGCTTTTGCGGGGCGATACGAAGAGTATTCTAAATCCAGCAACTCGGAGACGACCGGGCCACCGATAGATATTGGTCTCTCATCAATTGACAGCTCGCCTGTTGGATATCACTTTCTTGCTCGTCAATGGGCAAGGCAATCCGTCCTGGCCCACGCCGCTCGGAAGCGCCTGCAGTTCAACTTACCAGAGACTCTGGAGGGTACACAATGCGCCATCTCATTTGATATGAGCTACGAAGTCTTGCCTTTTCCAGTGAATGGGCCCAGAGCGACTTCGATCCTCAATGACCTGGATGTCCTTTCAAATTCATCCGTTGAAGTTGTTCAGACCGTGCCACTTTCTTCTATCGACGCaagcttgctttttggtCTGCCAATTACGGTCAAGAATGGACTAGAAAACGGTTTTGATCAGTATCAAACAATGGAAGTATTGGTGTACTCCTTGCTACGGAACTTACAGGAAAGAGAGCTTGCATTACTCCTCCAGACTGCACCTCAACACGGACATACGAAAAGCGCTTCGCAAAGCCTTTTTGGTAGTGCGGGTTCCCAAATGTTCCTTCTCATGGCGAAGGAATTGCCCAAGTCGCTGAGCCAACAACCCCAATGTGGCATCTTGTTTCGCTACGCGGAAGCCATTCATTTGATCGGAGAAGCCTCGTCCACCACTCAAATTTCTCTCATTGATCCTGATACTGAAAGCCAGCTGGTTGACTACGTAGACCAAGCGTTAGACTGTCTAGAGTGTAGCACACCAAATCCGCAGTACATGGAGCACGTCGTGCCATCGTCGGACAAGCAATCAAGGTTGAGGGAAATGGCCACCAGTCTAGCAACTAACATGCATGCCTAA
- a CDS encoding predicted protein has product MKTSKKTITINLTRNDSKIASARGAASKPYSFHGGMTTTNLLFAKAGKPLQDRAETVAFMKVLMGQEQAVDGCNDGTSSAPRPQRPQLSNVHGAGLLLISDIPDSCRNKQGVVVGIDEAGRGSILGPMVYGAAFWNPCDEDRIPNDFNDSKQLSEDKRAMLLHKIMYDTPEMGFAVRVLHASEISRNMLRTESYNLNQMSHDAAAGIIEHLLEAGVQIGACFIDTVGNADHYKRRLQQEFPGIDFTVESKADAKYPPCSAGSVVAKNVRDRMMESFQYSEMSLKRDPKFGSGYPSDPVCKDWMENNQNCKVFGYPDVVRFSWNPAKKALERNAASVLFQADIIDEDEEGEYCIGKKQQQTQMSAFLGKQDATRKRKRYPFFERNRLQVVNKLF; this is encoded by the exons ATGAAAACAAGCAAGAAAACTATCACAATCAACTTGACCAGAAATGACAGTAAAATTGCTTCGGCGAGAGGAGCAGCATCGAAGCCTTATTCATTCCATGGCGGTATGACGACGACTAATCTTTTGTTCGCAAAGGCGGGAAAACCTTTACAAGATCGGGCCGAAACTGTAGCCTTTATGAAAGTGCTAATGGGTCAAGAGCAAGCAGTCGATGGCTGCAACGACGGTACATCTTCGGCACCACGTCCCCAGCGTCCTCAACTGTCAAACGTACATGGCGCCGGGCTTCTGCTGATCTCTGATATACCAGATTCATGTAGAAATAAACAGGGCGTCGTTGTAGGAATAGACGAAGCAGGACGAGGCAGCATCCTCGGACCCATGGTTTACGGTGCCGCCTTCTGGAACCCGTGCGATGAGGACCGCATTCCGAACGATTTCAATGATTCCAAACAGCTTTCGGAAGACAAGCGTGCTATGTTGCTGCACAAAATTATGTACGACACTCCCGAGATGGGATTTGCCGTGCGCGTCTTACACGCCAGTGAAATTTCCCGAAACATGCTTCGCACCGAATCATACAACCTGAACCAAATGTCACACGACGCGGCGGCTGGTATCATTGAACATCTTCTGGAAGCGGGAGTTCAAATCGGGGCTTGTTTCATCGATACGGTCGGAAATGCGGATCACTACAAACGAAGGCTGCAGCAAGAATTTCCAGGCATTGACTTTACTGTAGAATCCAAGGCTGACGCCAAATACCCACCTTGTTCCGCTGGATCTGTCG TGGCTAAAAATGTTCGTGATCGCATGATGGAGAGTTTTCAGTATTCGGAGATGAGTCTGAAACGCGACCCGAAATTTGGCTCTGGCTATCCCTCAGATCCTGTGTGCAAAGACTGGATGGAAAACAACCAAAATTGTAAGGTATTTGGATATCCAGACGTTGTGCGATTCAGTTGGAACCCGGCGAAAAAAGCGTTAGAAAGGAACGCGGCTTCGGTCCTATTTCAGGCCGACATaatcgacgaagacgaggaaggAGAATACTGTATTGGAaagaagcaacagcaaacgCAAATGAGTGCATTTTTGGGGAAGCAAGACGCGACACGTAAACGAAAGCGATATCCGTTTTTTGAACGTAATCGACTCCAAGTCGTAAACAAGCTATTCTAA